From Quercus lobata isolate SW786 chromosome 1, ValleyOak3.0 Primary Assembly, whole genome shotgun sequence, one genomic window encodes:
- the LOC115974053 gene encoding zinc finger MYM-type protein 1-like: MPDEHTSKCPKLQSEEIDRDPGTRKQICEFPINKQDEIRRAYLIKGPYQPENIVCPYNDDTHRRRFQPLWFVSHKDWLEYSPTTDALYCLPCYLFSKKPIGRPGSDVFISTGFNNWKKVKDGMNCPLIRHEGKEPNSPHKNAMKCCEDLQNYSRHIDKLIEKQTSKELENNRLRLKTSIKCARWLAFQACAFRGHDESLDSKNRGNFIELIKLTSTFNDKVASVVLENAPGNAKYTSPTIQKEILHILANNVRNAIREEIGDAKFCILVDEARDESKREQMAIILRFVDKEGFIKERFFYVVHVRDTTALTLKNEICAVLSRYNLHIENIRGQGYDGANCPYAYYVHCMAHRLQLALVTASREVKDVHQFFDHLVNIINIVVGSSKRNDELQHAQAEQVENMIASNEIETGRGANQIGTLQRAGDTRWGSHFQSICSLIKMFDATCKVINTISEEGANYKQRGDAEGAYQVLTSFEFILILHLMKEIMGITNVLCQALQQQSQDLLNAMHLVSTTKSLIQKLRDDGWEPLLASVISFCEQHEIDIPDMNARYTKGRGRYRRQDDNLTMEHHFRIGIFTVAIDFQLQELKSRFCELTTELVILSSALNPKDAFRLFKIVDICNLDKKYYPQDFTEHEQELLESQLRHYELDVIKHPDFQNMSTISELCRGLKISGKSKIYFLIDRLIRLVLTLPVSTATTERAFSAMKLLKTRLRNRMEDELLADNMIIYIEKEIAGNFTIEMIMDEFYSMKNRRQA; encoded by the exons ATGCCTGATGAACACACCTCCaaatgtccaaaacttcaatctgaagagatagatcgtgatccaggaacacgtaaacaaatatgtgaatttcctatcaacaaacaagatgaaattcGACGAGCTTATCTCATAAAAGGTCCATACCAACCTGAAAATATAGTCTGTCCATACAATGATGATACTCATCGTCGTCGATTTCAACCTTTATGGTTTGTTTCACATAAGGATTGGTTGGAATACTCACCTACAACGGATGCATTATATTGTCTACCTTGCTACCTTTTTAGTAAGAAACCAATAGGTCGTCCCGGATCAGATGTATTCATTTCAACAGGttttaataattggaaaaaGGTGAAAGATGGAATGAATTGTCCTTTAATTCGTCATGAAGGGAAAGAACCAAACTCTCCACATAAAAATGCTATGAAATGTTGCGAGGATTTACAGAATTATTCACGACATATTGACAAGCtaattgagaaacaaacatCAAAAGAATTAGAGAATAATCGGTTGCGGCTCAAAACCTCAATAAAGTGTGCTCGATGGCTAGCATTCCAAGCTTGTGCTTTTAGAGGTCATGATGAAAGCCTTGATTCAAAAAATAGAggcaattttattgaattgataaaattgACATCGACTTTCAATGACAAAGTAGCTAGTGTTGTCTTGGAAAATGCTCCTGGAAATGCCAAATATACATCACCCACAATTCAAAAGGAGATTTTGCATATTCTTGCTAATAATGTGCGAAATGCTATTCGTGAAGAAATTGGAGATGCAAAATTCTGCATTCTTGTTGATGAAGCTCGGGATGAGTCGAAGAGAGAGCAAATGGCCATCATTTTGAGATTTGTTGATAAAGAAGGTTTTATTAAAGAGCGTTTTTTTTATGTTGTGCATGTTAGAGACACTACTGCATTGACTTTAAAGAATGAGATATGTGCTGTCCTTTCTCGTTATAACCTCCACATTGAAAATATTCGAGGTCAAGGATATGATGGGGCTA ATTGTCCATATGCCTATTATGTACATTGTATGGCTCATAGGTTGCAATTAGCTCTAGTTACAGCATCTAGAGAAGTAAAAGATGTTCATCAATTCTTTGATCATTTGGTCAATATTATCAATATTGTTGTTGGTTCTAGTAAGCGTAATGATGAATTGCAACATGCTCAAGCAGAACAAGTTGAGAATATGATTGCTTCTAATGAAATTGAGACTGGAAGAGGTGCAAACCAGATTGGTACTTTGCAACGAGCTGGAGATACTAGGTGGGGATctcattttcaatctatttgtagtttgATTAAAATGTTTGACGCTACTTGCAAAGTTATTAATACTATTTCTGAGGAAGGGGCTAATTATAAACAACGCGGTGATGCCGAGGGAGCTTATCAGGTGTTAACATCATTTGAGTTTATTTTAATCTTGCATTTGATGAAAGAGATAATGGGAATTACTAATGTTctttgtcaagctttgcaaCAACAATCTCAAGACCTTTTAAATGCCATGCATTTAGTTTCAACTACAAAATCACTTATTCAAAAGTTGAGAGATGATGGATGGGAGCCTTTACTTGCTAGTGTTATATCATTTTGTGAGCAACATGAAATTGATATTCCTGATATGAATGCTCGTTACACTAAAGGTCGAGGTAGATATCGTCGTCAAGATGACAATTTAACAATGGAACATCATTTTAGAATTGGCATATTTACAGTTGCAATAGACTTTCAATTGCAAGAATTGAAAAGTAGATTTTGTGAGCTAACAACGGAACTTGTCATTCTTAGTTCAGCTTTAAATCCCAAGGATGCTTTTAGATTATTCAAGATTGTTGATATATGCAATTTGGATAAGAAATATTATCCTCAAGATTTCACTGAACATGAACAAGAACTTTTGGAGTCTCAATTGCGACATTATGAGCTTGATGTGATAAAACATCCAGATTTTCAGAATATGAGTACAATTTCCGAGCTATGTAGGGGATTAAAAATTTCAGGAAagtctaaaatatattttttgattgataGACTTATTCGTCTTGTGTTGACCCTTCCAGTTTCTACAGCAACTACAGAACGAGCTTTCTCAGCTATGAAATTGTTAAAAACAAGACTTCGCAATAGAATGGAGGATGAGCTTTTGGCAGATAATATGATAATTTATATAGAGAAGGAAATTGCAGGGAATTTCACTATAGagatgataatggatgaattttattccatgaaaaatcGTCGTCAGGCATGA
- the LOC115993382 gene encoding uncharacterized protein LOC115993382 — protein MVTIEMNAELSRAFTGEEVVSSLKQLHPTKSSGPDENQSAFMADRLIIDNVLVVYEIMHFLKQKKGGSDSFMAAKLDMSKAFDRVEWIFVEKVMRKMGFNEDWINLVMNCISSVSYSVIINGTTYGNIVPTR, from the exons ATGGTGACTATTGAAATGAATGCAGAGCTTTCCAGAGCCTTCACTGGAGAAGAAGTGGTTTCTTCCCTCAAGCAACTACACCCCACGAAATCATCTGGTCCTGATG AAAATCAAAGTGCATTCATGGCTGATAGGCTTATCATTGATAATGTCTTGGTGGTGTATGAGATTATGCATTTCTTGAAGCAAAAGAAAGGGGGGAGTGATAGCTTCATGGCTGCAAAGCTAGACATGAGTAAAGCTTTTGATAGAGTCGAAtggatttttgttgaaaaagTCATGAGGAAGATGGGCTTTAATGAGGATTGGATCAATCTAGTGATGAATTGCATTTCCTCGGTGTCATACTCAGTCATTATCAACGGCACGACGTATGGAAACATTGTACCTACTAGGTGA